In the genome of Prevotella sp. HUN102, one region contains:
- a CDS encoding helix-turn-helix domain-containing protein, which yields MEKEEWKSGMMVEDEQILDFISEIDEAINKAKDTFKDYRPLLNGNRWISDREAAEFLKVSRHTLFTYRQKGLLPYVMLCGKILYRERDLEELLQRNYVSAQK from the coding sequence ATGGAAAAAGAAGAATGGAAAAGTGGCATGATGGTGGAAGATGAGCAAATCCTTGACTTCATCAGTGAGATTGACGAGGCAATTAACAAAGCAAAGGATACTTTCAAGGACTATCGCCCTTTGCTCAATGGCAACAGGTGGATAAGCGACAGAGAAGCCGCTGAGTTTCTGAAAGTCAGCAGGCATACATTGTTCACATATCGGCAGAAAGGGCTGCTGCCATACGTGATGCTCTGTGGTAAGATACTCTATCGCGAACGGGATTTGGAAGAACTCCTACAACGAAACTATGTGTCAGCACAGAAGTAA
- a CDS encoding helix-turn-helix domain-containing protein, with amino-acid sequence MERIVIINESTFTKWMERVKELLSVLHLQEQQMKNKSLGTWLDTSEVCAMLNLSKRSVQSMRERGELPYTKIEGRIYHRAEDIDRMMEVMTKSK; translated from the coding sequence ATGGAAAGAATTGTAATCATCAACGAAAGTACATTCACGAAGTGGATGGAGCGAGTGAAGGAACTGCTGAGTGTCCTGCATCTTCAGGAGCAGCAGATGAAAAACAAAAGTCTTGGAACATGGCTTGATACGAGTGAAGTGTGTGCCATGCTCAACCTCAGCAAACGCTCGGTACAAAGTATGCGGGAGCGAGGCGAATTGCCCTATACCAAGATAGAGGGCAGGATATATCATCGGGCAGAGGACATTGATAGGATGATGGAAGTAATGACGAAAAGCAAATAA
- a CDS encoding site-specific integrase, which translates to MNRSTFRLMPYINRAKTRADGTTAILLRITIDGKKTVMTTDFCCRPELWDAKQGEIISPTKDANAFREFIKKAEQTYQMLLNEQGIVSAELLKSHLNGTIQPIRTLMEMAAEELERVKVKSACTASNGSIKLAKFKNKCLKEYLMSIDREDMSLADVTLQLGKDYHIYLRQRKHLCPATANDCLAWLSRLVFLAVDKEILRSNPLEDIEYEKVKRNVEIRYLTREQVKMLLAHPFQQRQMELARHMLLFTVFTGLAYVDLTRLRPEHIQTDAKGRRFIRKCRQKTDVETFVPLHPIAEQILALYNTTDNSKPAFPLPPYANYRLYKEFVAIGIFLGLDRNLSHHDARHTNATLLVSAGVNMESVSKMMGHSSIKSTQKYAQITINRISQEIDKLMERRKKKGLTTEAIN; encoded by the coding sequence ATGAACAGAAGTACATTCAGACTGATGCCCTATATCAACAGGGCAAAAACAAGGGCAGACGGTACAACAGCCATCCTGCTCAGAATCACCATTGACGGCAAGAAGACCGTCATGACGACGGATTTCTGTTGTCGTCCCGAACTATGGGATGCTAAACAGGGCGAAATCATATCCCCTACAAAGGATGCCAATGCCTTTCGGGAGTTCATCAAGAAAGCAGAACAAACCTATCAGATGCTTCTCAACGAACAGGGCATTGTCAGTGCAGAATTGCTGAAAAGTCACCTCAACGGCACCATCCAACCAATACGCACACTGATGGAAATGGCTGCGGAAGAACTGGAGCGGGTCAAGGTTAAGAGTGCTTGCACGGCATCAAACGGCTCCATCAAATTGGCAAAGTTCAAGAACAAGTGCCTGAAAGAATACTTGATGAGCATTGACCGTGAGGACATGTCCCTTGCTGACGTAACCCTGCAATTAGGGAAAGACTACCACATCTATCTCAGACAGCGGAAGCACCTCTGCCCGGCGACTGCCAATGACTGTCTGGCATGGTTGAGCCGCCTTGTGTTTCTGGCTGTTGACAAGGAGATACTGCGCTCCAATCCGTTGGAGGACATCGAATATGAGAAAGTGAAGCGTAACGTGGAAATCCGCTATCTGACCCGTGAACAAGTAAAGATGTTGCTTGCCCATCCGTTCCAACAGCGACAGATGGAACTGGCACGACACATGTTGCTTTTTACAGTATTCACGGGACTGGCTTACGTTGACCTAACAAGACTTCGCCCAGAACACATCCAGACTGATGCCAAAGGCAGACGATTCATCCGCAAGTGTCGTCAAAAGACTGACGTTGAAACCTTTGTACCATTACATCCCATAGCAGAGCAGATTCTCGCACTTTACAACACGACGGATAATAGCAAGCCCGCGTTCCCCTTGCCACCATATGCCAATTACAGACTATACAAGGAGTTTGTGGCTATTGGTATTTTCCTCGGACTTGACCGCAATCTCTCGCATCACGATGCCCGCCACACGAATGCAACCTTGTTAGTCTCGGCTGGTGTGAATATGGAGAGTGTTTCCAAGATGATGGGACATTCCAGCATCAAGAGTACGCAGAAGTATGCACAGATTACGATCAACCGTATCTCACAGGAAATTGACAAACTGATGGAGCGCAGAAAAAAGAAAGGACTCACAACAGAAGCTATCAACTAA
- a CDS encoding site-specific integrase — MRSTFKVLFYVNGSKEKNGIVPIMGRVTINGSVAQFSCKRTIAKELWDVKGNRAKGKSKEARELNLALDNIKAQIIKHYQRLSDREAYVTAEMVRNAYQGIGTEYETLLGAFDKDNATFKKRVGTDRTMSTYMSRVRARNHVAAFIKANYKRNDMSMIELTPDFIKEFAVFLATDRGLQNGSIWANCVWLKGVVMRAHYNGLMPRNPFAQFHISPNVKEREFLTEDELKAVMTHEFTDSKLAYIRDLFVFASFTALSFVDIKELTTDDIVEVNGEKWILSKRHKTKIPFQVKLLDIPLQIIKRYEPFQENKLVFPNLNYWNICKPLKKMIKECGVGKDISFHCSRHGFATLALSKGMPIESVSRFLGHTNIVTTQLYAKITTEKIDKDLTMFGNQLNQSFGNTIMA; from the coding sequence ATGCGAAGTACATTTAAGGTGCTGTTCTACGTGAACGGAAGCAAAGAGAAAAACGGTATTGTTCCCATTATGGGACGAGTGACAATCAACGGCTCAGTAGCCCAATTCAGTTGTAAGCGTACCATTGCAAAAGAGCTTTGGGATGTGAAAGGCAACCGAGCCAAAGGCAAGAGCAAGGAAGCAAGGGAACTCAATCTTGCTTTGGATAATATCAAGGCTCAAATCATCAAGCACTACCAACGCTTGTCGGACAGAGAAGCCTATGTAACTGCTGAAATGGTACGCAATGCCTATCAAGGCATCGGAACTGAGTATGAAACATTACTCGGTGCGTTTGATAAAGATAATGCCACATTCAAGAAGCGTGTAGGCACAGACCGAACTATGTCTACCTATATGTCAAGAGTACGGGCAAGAAACCATGTTGCAGCGTTCATCAAGGCAAACTACAAACGAAATGATATGTCTATGATTGAGCTTACTCCCGACTTCATCAAGGAGTTTGCGGTATTCCTAGCAACAGACAGAGGGTTGCAGAATGGAAGTATTTGGGCAAATTGTGTGTGGCTCAAAGGTGTTGTTATGCGTGCCCATTACAACGGTCTGATGCCGAGAAATCCATTTGCCCAATTCCACATAAGCCCCAATGTCAAGGAACGAGAGTTTTTGACCGAAGATGAATTGAAAGCGGTAATGACACACGAATTTACCGATAGCAAGTTGGCGTATATCCGAGATTTGTTCGTGTTCGCAAGTTTCACAGCCTTATCTTTCGTGGATATTAAGGAACTTACCACCGATGATATTGTAGAGGTGAATGGTGAGAAATGGATATTGTCGAAGCGACACAAGACCAAAATCCCGTTTCAAGTGAAGTTATTGGATATTCCATTGCAGATAATCAAGCGATATGAACCATTCCAAGAAAACAAACTCGTATTCCCGAATTTGAACTATTGGAATATCTGTAAACCCTTGAAAAAGATGATAAAAGAGTGCGGAGTCGGCAAGGATATTTCATTTCATTGCTCAAGGCATGGATTCGCAACCCTCGCTCTGAGTAAGGGTATGCCAATCGAGAGTGTAAGCCGATTTTTGGGGCATACGAACATAGTTACAACACAGTTGTATGCGAAGATTACCACCGAGAAAATTGACAAGGATTTGACGATGTTCGGCAACCAATTGAATCAATCATTCGGCAATACAATAATGGCATAA
- a CDS encoding primase-helicase family protein, with translation MEAKKVTSSHQSPSDGGMAKEEFIRVGTTLYKIVEQPRLSGGYVKRRIPWNNETLRQDYSKDYIGSVPKYDGFCTVPEHIGYRPVIGKFLNLYEPIDHRPQEGDFPSIRSLVEHIFGEQYELGMDYLQLLYLQPVQKLPILLLVSEERNTGKSTFLNFLKALFQNNVTFNTNEDFRSQFNSDWAGKLLIVVDEVLLNRREDSERLKNLSTTLSYKVEAKGKDRDEIAFFAKFVLCSNNEYLPVIIDAGDTRYWVRKINRLQSDDTNFLQHLKAEIPAFLHFLSHRQLSTERESRMWFNPSLLHTEALQRIIRSNRNRLEIEMSKLLLDIMATMNVDSVSFCLNDLIVLLMHSQVKVEKHQVRKVVQECWKLIPAPNGLTYTTYQGNYNQSCHYEPTRRVGRFYTITKEQLESL, from the coding sequence ATGGAAGCTAAAAAAGTTACATCAAGTCATCAATCGCCATCAGATGGTGGTATGGCAAAAGAAGAATTTATCCGAGTGGGAACAACACTCTACAAGATTGTGGAGCAGCCGAGACTGAGTGGTGGATATGTGAAGAGGCGTATCCCGTGGAACAATGAAACGCTCCGCCAAGACTATAGCAAGGACTATATCGGCAGCGTTCCCAAGTATGACGGTTTCTGCACCGTACCCGAACACATCGGCTACCGCCCTGTAATCGGCAAGTTCCTTAACCTCTATGAGCCGATAGACCACCGACCACAGGAGGGAGATTTTCCCTCTATCCGATCATTGGTAGAGCATATCTTCGGTGAGCAATATGAGTTGGGTATGGACTATCTGCAACTGCTCTACCTGCAACCCGTTCAGAAGTTGCCAATCCTGTTGTTGGTATCTGAGGAACGAAACACAGGCAAGAGCACATTCCTTAATTTTCTGAAAGCCCTCTTTCAGAACAATGTCACATTCAACACCAACGAGGATTTCCGCAGTCAATTCAATTCCGATTGGGCTGGCAAGCTGCTTATCGTGGTCGATGAGGTGCTGCTCAATCGCAGGGAGGACAGCGAGCGATTGAAGAATCTTAGTACCACATTATCCTACAAGGTGGAAGCCAAAGGCAAAGACCGTGATGAGATAGCCTTCTTTGCCAAATTCGTGCTATGCTCCAACAATGAGTATCTGCCCGTAATCATCGATGCAGGAGATACACGCTATTGGGTACGCAAGATAAACCGCTTGCAATCCGATGATACCAACTTCCTGCAACACCTAAAAGCGGAGATACCTGCATTTCTTCATTTTCTCAGTCATCGCCAACTATCCACCGAGAGGGAGAGCCGAATGTGGTTCAACCCCTCATTGCTGCATACCGAAGCATTGCAGAGGATTATCCGCAGCAATCGAAACCGTTTGGAGATAGAGATGTCGAAGCTGTTGCTCGACATTATGGCTACTATGAATGTGGATAGCGTTTCATTCTGCCTTAACGACCTTATTGTGCTGTTGATGCACTCGCAGGTAAAGGTAGAGAAACACCAAGTGCGAAAGGTGGTGCAGGAGTGTTGGAAACTGATACCTGCACCCAACGGACTTACCTATACCACCTATCAAGGCAACTACAACCAAAGTTGCCACTATGAGCCGACAAGGAGGGTTGGACGCTTCTACACAATCACAAAGGAACAACTCGAATCCTTGTAA